In Sphingomonas profundi, the sequence GGCCGCCATCACCGGCAGCGCCTTTCCGGCCGGTGCCGGCGCACTGGCGCTGGTGCTGGCGAGCGCGTGGATCGGCGGCGTGGCGGTGGGCCGGCCGCACCCCGCCGCCGAGGACGCGGCGCTGTTCGCGATCGGCAGCCTGCTCACCTTCCTGGGCGTGTTCGGCGAGGAACTGCTGGTGCGCGGCCTGCTGCAGCCGGCGCTGGTGCGCGCATGGGGGCCGACGGCGGGCATCCTGGTCGCCTCGCTCGCCTTCATGGTGATTCACATGGTGGGCGGCTGGGGGCATCCGGTAAGCCTGCTGAACATCCTGCTGGCGGGCATCTGGTTCGGCCTGCTGGCGTGGCGCACGGGCGGGCTGATCGCACCGATGCTCGCCCATTTCGGCTATAACTGGGCGGAGGAGATGGTGTTTGGCGCGTCGCCGAATCCGGGTATCGGCGCATTCGGCTCGATCATGGACGTCGATCTCGTCGGGCCGACGATCTGGGGGGGATCCGTGGAAGGACTGAATGCGAGCCTCGCCGTCAGCATCGTGCTGGTGGCGCTCATCATCCCGCTGGCGCTAGGTGGCGGGCGGCGGACACAATCTGGCGGCAAGGCACCGACGAACCTATGAGCGACATCTTCGTATCTCACGCGCAGGCGGACGGCGCGCGCGCCGGCGCCATCGTCGCGGCGCTGCGCGGCGCCGGCTACGACGTGACGGCCGGCGGGCGCGAGCCGGCCGACGCCCTCGCGGCACCGGCGAAGCTCTCGCTGATCCTGTGGTCCAGGGCCTCGGTGGAGGCGGCCGACGGTGGCGCGGTGCTTGATCAGGCCGAGGCGGCGAACGGGCGCGGCGGCTATCTGGGCGTGCTGCTGGACGAGGTGGCGCTGCCGTTCGGCTTCGGCGGATCGAGCCCGGTCGACGTCGCGCCGTTCCGCGAGGGCAATGACGCGCAGACCCGCCAGATCGTCGATGCCGCGCGCAACTTCATGGCGACCGGGCAGGCACCCGTGGCTGCGCTGCCGCCGCCGCCGCCGCCGCCGGTGGACCGCAGCGGCGCGAAGAAGCTCGCCGCGCTGGCGGCGGTGGCGATCGCCATCGTCGGCGCGATCGTCTGGTTCGTCGTCCGCAGCAGCGCGCCGACGACCGGCGAACTCATCGAGGCGCAGCTTGGCAAGACGCCGTGCGCGTGGCTCCGCGTCGATCCGGTGCAGGACGGCAGCAACGGCAGGCTGGGGCTGACCGGCGTGGCCGGCAACCCGGCGCAGGCCGGCGCGGCCGTGCTGGCGATCGCGCAGGCCGGCAAGATGGCGGTGACGCAGGTCTCCACCGACAAGGTGGCGCAGATCGACCCGCGCGAGTGCGCCGCAATCGACGAGCCGCGCCGCCTGCGGCGGAGCCCCGGCGGGCGCCTGCTGGTGACGGGCGAGCCGTTCGTGCTGGATTATGCGATCAAGCCGAAGCCGCAGGCGCTGGCGCGCGTGCAGATCGCGCTGGAGAAGGCGGATTCGTCGATGGCGCTGTTCGGCGTGGAGCCGAACGGCCAGGTGACGTGGATCCTACCTGACAAGGCCGCGCTGGACGCCCTGAAAGATGCCGACGTGGGGCTGACCAGCGCCGCGCCCGGCAAATACGAATTCTCCGTCTACCCCGATCACCTCGGCTGGACCGGCCTGTTCCTGGTGGTCGGCGAGCAGCCGCTGGCCGCGACCAAGCCGCAGGGCACGGTGCAGTCCGCCGGCGAATTCGCGCCGACGCTGCGGCAGGCGACCGGGCAGGGCAAGTGGGACGCGGACATGGTGTGGTTCCGCATCGATCCGAAATGAGCGCCGCGCCTAGAGAAAAAATCGCGAAACAATGTGGCAGTGATACGCGTCACTGGGCGAATCACGCTATAGGCATAGAGAGGATGCAGGCGCCGAGGTGATGCCGGTGGCGCCGCTGGGTTCATCGTGGGTTCGATCCCACAGGCTGTTGGAAGGATAGTGCCATGAAGCTGCATGTCGGCTTGAGTGTTCGGGGCCTGGCCCTCCTGGGATGTGCGATGGCGATGGCGGCGCCGGCCTGGGCCGCGCCCGATGCCGAGGAGGCGCAGTTCACCTGCGACCTGACCGGCGACTGCGACACGGCGGCCGAGCCGGCGGCGGCAGCGCCCGGCGGCGCGCCCGCCACTGCCACGCCGGGCAAGCCGGCGCCGCGCGGATCGGCGACGCGGGGCTTCAGCTTCCGCCGCGGCCAGGCGGACGGAGCGCCGACGCAGACGGCATCGGTCGCAGCGCCGGCGCCCGCCGCCGCCCCGCCCAAGCCGGTAAAGCCGATGCGCGTCGGCAGCGCCGACCTGGGCCTCACCTTCGAGCCGGCGTCCGCCGTGCTGACCGAGGCATCGAAGGCGCGGCTGGCGAAATACGCCAACGCTCTGGCCACGCCGAAGCTGGCCACTCGCCGCCTGCGGATCGAGGGGCATACCGATGCCAGCGGATCGCCGGTGGTGAACCGCAACCTCTCCCAGCGCCGCGCGCAGGCGGTGGCGGACTATCTGGTGCAGGCCGGGGTGGATCGCCAGCGGCTGGACGTGGCGGGCTTCGGCTCCAGCCGGCCGCTGCCGGGCGTGGCGCCGCAGGCCGCCGCCAACCGGCGCGTGATGGCGGTGCTGCTCTGAGCAGCGCCGGGACGATCGGGCAGGGAGAGGGTCGCCGCGGCGGCCCTTTCTCTTGGCCGCTCTCCTGCGATTTCCTGCGAATGCTTCGCAATTAGTCTGGACCAGCGGCCGGGAGCTTGGCGACGGCGCGATTTTTTGTTCCGGGCACGGATTTCGACGAACAACGTGTCTGGCGGATGCTGCACAAGCTGATAGAGTGAGAGCGGGGTCGCACCTGACGATGAAGGCTCGCTGAACGGGCCGCGCACAAGTGAAGTCCGCCGGGGGCGGGCTGTTCGGGTGATTGAGGGGGACCAGTGGCAGACGCCTTTCGCATCGCCATCGTCGGCTCCGGGCCGGCCGGGTTGAGTGCAGCCGGACGCGCGGCGCAGCTCGGGCTGTCGCACGTGCTGATCGAGAAGACGGATCATCTCTCCGATACGATCTTCAAATATCAGAAGGGCAAGCACGTGATGGCCACGCCGAGCCAGCTGGTGCTGCGCTCGGACATGGATTTCGAGGCAGGCAAGCGCGAGAAGGTGCTCGGCACCTGGGACGAGCAGGCCGCCGGCCAGAAGGTGAACGTGCGGCTGAACGCCGAGGTGACGGCAATCACCGGCACCCGCGGCGACTTCACGATCAAGCTCAAGGACAAGAGCGAGATCAAGGCCGAATATGTGATCCTCTCGATCGGCACGCAGGGCAACCCGAACCTGCTGCGCGTGCCCGGCGGCGATCTGCCGCACGTGCAGTATCAGCTCGACGATCCCGGCGAGTATGTCGACGAGCATATCCTGGTGATCGGCGCGGGCGATGCTGGCATCGAGAATGCCGTGGGCCTCGCCACCGATCCGGCGCAGCGCAACGTCGTCACCATCCTCAACCGCACGGCCGATTTCAGCCGCGCCAAGGATGCCAACGTCAAGGGCCTGTTCGCCATGCGCGACGCCGGCCGGCTGACCGTGATGGCGGAGACCGCGCCGAACAAGGTGGAGACGGGCTTCGTCACGCTCGACACGCGCGACGGCGAGGCGCGCATCCGTTGCGACCGCATCATCGCGCGCATGGGATCGGCCGCGCCGCGCGGCTTCGTCGAGGCGTGCGGCGCCGAGTTCGAGGATCAGGAGGTCAAGGGCCGCGACGGCACCGTATCGATCAAGAAGGGCGTGAAGAAGGGCACCGGCATCGAGTTTTCGAGCCCGGACCGGGAGGCCTACCCCAAGCTCTCGCCGCAGTTCGAGAGCACGGTGCCCGGCATCTTCGTGATCGGCGCGCTGGCCGGCTACCCGCTGATCAAGCACTGCATGAACCAGGGCTATGACGTCGTCGAGTTCATCAACGGCAATACCAGCCTGAAGCCGGCCGACGAACCGATCCTGGAGGATCGCTTCAAGAACATGCCGCGCAAGCGCTCGGTCGACGAGTGGCTGGCCTTCCTCAGCGGCAATGTGGAGATCCTGAACGGCCTGTCGCCGCTGCAGATGCGCGAGTTCATGCTCGATTCCGACGTGCGCGCCTATCGCATCGGCGAGACGGTGTTCGAGAAGGACGAGCCCGGCTCGTCACTGTTCGCGATCGCCTCCGGCTCGGTCGAGGTGAGCCTGCCGAACGGCGCCGGCATCCGCATCCCGCGCGGATCGATCTTCGGCGAGGTGGGCCTCATCTCCGGCCGCAGGCGCGGCGCCACCATCCGCGCGGCGGAGGATTCGATCCTGGTCGAGATCAGCCGCACCGCCGCCCTGAAGCTGATGGCGCAGGTGCCTTCCGCCAAGCGCGTGGTGAACCGCATCTCCACCGAGCGGCAGCTGCTTCAGATGTTCGGCTCCGGCCTGACGCCCGACGATCTGCGTGAGGTGACGGACACCGCCGAGATCATGACGGTGAAAGCGGGGCAGGCGATCATCAAGGAGAATGACGCCGACAACGACATCTACGTGATCCGCGTGGGATCGATGGTGGTGGAGAAGGCGATCGGCGGCAAGCCGGTGTTCCTCTCCTACCTGCCGGCCGGCTCCTACGTGGGCGAGATGGCGGTGATCGACGGCTCCAAGCGATCCGCCACCGTGCGCGCGGCGATCAAGAGCGAGGTCATCAAGCTCAACGGCGACGCGTTCAAGCGGCTGCTCGACGGCAAGCCGGACCTGTTCGAGAAGGCCAAAAAGGACATGGCCGGCCGGCAGGATCTCAACGCCTTCGTCGAGGCCAAGAAGGACAGCTTCTCGACCGTCGTCGACATGTACTCCTCCGTCGCCAACTTCCTCGTCGACAACGGCATCGGCGAGGCGACCGACGTGCTGCTGATCGACGAGAATCTCTGCGTCGGCTGCGACAATTGCGAGAAGGCCTGCGCCGACAGCCACGAGGGCCTCTCCCGCCTGGATCGCGAGGCGGGGCGCACCTACGCCCACCTGCACGTGCCGACATCGTGCCGCCACTGCGAGCATCCGCACTGCATGGCCGATTGCCCGCCCAACGCCATCCATCGCGGGCCGGACGGCGAGGTGTTCATCGACGATACCTGCATCGGCTGCGGCAACTGCCAGCGCAACTGCCCGTACGGCGTGATCCGCATGGACAAGGTGCCGCCGAAGAAGCCGGGCCTGCTCAGCTGGCTGTTCTTCGGCATGGGGCCGGGGCCGGGCGAGCCGGACAAGAAATGGTCGTACAAGCATGCCGATCCCGGCGTGGAGAAGCCGAAAAAGGCGATCAAGTGCGACATGTGCTCCGGGATCGAGGGCGGGCCGGCCTGCGTGCGCGCCTGCCCGACGGGGGCGGCGATCCGCGTGTCGCCGGAACGCTTCCTGACGGTCTCCAAGCTCGAGAAGGGGGACGCCTGACGTGGCTGCACGGGGGGTACAGCAACTCAAGCAGGTCACGTCGCAGCATGAGGGGTTCCTGCGGCACGCCGGCTTCCGCTGGCTGAAGATCGCGCTGACCGTATCGCTGATCGCGATCGTGATCTACGCGTTCGACGATGTGCAGCCGCGGCCGAACGGCGGCAGCGCCTACGGCTATTTCCTCGGCACGGTCGGCCTGCTGCTGATCCTGTGGCTGACGATGCTGGGCGTGCGCAAGCGGGCGATGACCACCGGGCGCTGGTCGCTGAAGGCGTGGACGTCGGCGCATGTCTATCTCGGCCTCGCGCTGATCGTGATCGCCACGCTGCACACCGGCTTCCAGTTCGGCTGGAACGTCCATACGCTGGCCTATGCGCTG encodes:
- a CDS encoding cyclic nucleotide-binding domain-containing protein, whose translation is MADAFRIAIVGSGPAGLSAAGRAAQLGLSHVLIEKTDHLSDTIFKYQKGKHVMATPSQLVLRSDMDFEAGKREKVLGTWDEQAAGQKVNVRLNAEVTAITGTRGDFTIKLKDKSEIKAEYVILSIGTQGNPNLLRVPGGDLPHVQYQLDDPGEYVDEHILVIGAGDAGIENAVGLATDPAQRNVVTILNRTADFSRAKDANVKGLFAMRDAGRLTVMAETAPNKVETGFVTLDTRDGEARIRCDRIIARMGSAAPRGFVEACGAEFEDQEVKGRDGTVSIKKGVKKGTGIEFSSPDREAYPKLSPQFESTVPGIFVIGALAGYPLIKHCMNQGYDVVEFINGNTSLKPADEPILEDRFKNMPRKRSVDEWLAFLSGNVEILNGLSPLQMREFMLDSDVRAYRIGETVFEKDEPGSSLFAIASGSVEVSLPNGAGIRIPRGSIFGEVGLISGRRRGATIRAAEDSILVEISRTAALKLMAQVPSAKRVVNRISTERQLLQMFGSGLTPDDLREVTDTAEIMTVKAGQAIIKENDADNDIYVIRVGSMVVEKAIGGKPVFLSYLPAGSYVGEMAVIDGSKRSATVRAAIKSEVIKLNGDAFKRLLDGKPDLFEKAKKDMAGRQDLNAFVEAKKDSFSTVVDMYSSVANFLVDNGIGEATDVLLIDENLCVGCDNCEKACADSHEGLSRLDREAGRTYAHLHVPTSCRHCEHPHCMADCPPNAIHRGPDGEVFIDDTCIGCGNCQRNCPYGVIRMDKVPPKKPGLLSWLFFGMGPGPGEPDKKWSYKHADPGVEKPKKAIKCDMCSGIEGGPACVRACPTGAAIRVSPERFLTVSKLEKGDA
- a CDS encoding CPBP family intramembrane glutamic endopeptidase — encoded protein: MRLVPDVHREPAAYRPELVVPRGGRSDLRALIVLVYVVAGASLIVTSVEPMTLTLIGLIVGPEPSDLAFEIVARLGVGLSVIGLALIGLLVSGEVPPLRTGPAAITGSAFPAGAGALALVLASAWIGGVAVGRPHPAAEDAALFAIGSLLTFLGVFGEELLVRGLLQPALVRAWGPTAGILVASLAFMVIHMVGGWGHPVSLLNILLAGIWFGLLAWRTGGLIAPMLAHFGYNWAEEMVFGASPNPGIGAFGSIMDVDLVGPTIWGGSVEGLNASLAVSIVLVALIIPLALGGGRRTQSGGKAPTNL
- a CDS encoding OmpA family protein, with the translated sequence MKLHVGLSVRGLALLGCAMAMAAPAWAAPDAEEAQFTCDLTGDCDTAAEPAAAAPGGAPATATPGKPAPRGSATRGFSFRRGQADGAPTQTASVAAPAPAAAPPKPVKPMRVGSADLGLTFEPASAVLTEASKARLAKYANALATPKLATRRLRIEGHTDASGSPVVNRNLSQRRAQAVADYLVQAGVDRQRLDVAGFGSSRPLPGVAPQAAANRRVMAVLL
- a CDS encoding toll/interleukin-1 receptor domain-containing protein, which produces MSDIFVSHAQADGARAGAIVAALRGAGYDVTAGGREPADALAAPAKLSLILWSRASVEAADGGAVLDQAEAANGRGGYLGVLLDEVALPFGFGGSSPVDVAPFREGNDAQTRQIVDAARNFMATGQAPVAALPPPPPPPVDRSGAKKLAALAAVAIAIVGAIVWFVVRSSAPTTGELIEAQLGKTPCAWLRVDPVQDGSNGRLGLTGVAGNPAQAGAAVLAIAQAGKMAVTQVSTDKVAQIDPRECAAIDEPRRLRRSPGGRLLVTGEPFVLDYAIKPKPQALARVQIALEKADSSMALFGVEPNGQVTWILPDKAALDALKDADVGLTSAAPGKYEFSVYPDHLGWTGLFLVVGEQPLAATKPQGTVQSAGEFAPTLRQATGQGKWDADMVWFRIDPK